In Fusobacterium mortiferum ATCC 9817, one genomic interval encodes:
- a CDS encoding deoxycytidylate deaminase, with product MKRKDYIEWDEYFMGVALLSGKRSKDPNTQVGACIVNEEKKIVGVGYNGLPIGCSDDEYPWEREGEFLETKYPFVCHAELNAILNSTKSLKNCTIYVALFPCHECSKAIIQSGIRELVYLSDKYDGTESNIASKKMLTSAGVKFRQLKSKIGKLELSFDERDW from the coding sequence ATGAAAAGAAAAGATTATATAGAATGGGACGAATATTTTATGGGGGTAGCACTTCTTTCAGGAAAAAGAAGTAAAGACCCAAATACTCAAGTGGGAGCTTGTATTGTTAATGAAGAAAAGAAAATAGTAGGAGTTGGATATAATGGACTTCCAATAGGATGTAGTGATGATGAGTATCCGTGGGAAAGAGAGGGAGAATTTTTAGAAACAAAATATCCTTTTGTATGTCACGCAGAGTTAAATGCAATATTAAATAGTACTAAAAGTTTAAAGAATTGCACTATATATGTTGCACTATTTCCATGTCATGAGTGTAGTAAAGCTATAATTCAGAGTGGTATAAGAGAATTGGTATATTTATCAGATAAATATGATGGGACAGAATCAAATATAGCTTCTAAAAAAATGTTAACTTCAGCAGGGGTAAAATTTAGACAGCTAAAATCTAAAATAGGAAAATTAGAGCTTTCTTTTGATGAGAGAGATTGGTAA
- a CDS encoding Crp/Fnr family transcriptional regulator, translating into MQERRAIKNTDLFIWLEENEFDKIIEKCNYKILNYQKDEYVAFRGDEIKGIYINLQGTLVAEMLKDDGNVKKIEELERGKIIASAFIFGDVNKFPVDLVAKSQVKILFIEKNEVIELLKMNSEILKVFLDEISNKAQFLSKNLWESLSNKTINQKLVEYILKNEKDGVFIFDRSIKDLAEYFNVSRPSLSRVIKKFIEDKVIEKLEKGKYKILSKEKLIIIQ; encoded by the coding sequence GTGCAAGAAAGAAGAGCAATAAAAAATACTGATTTATTTATTTGGTTGGAAGAAAATGAATTTGATAAAATTATAGAAAAATGTAACTATAAAATTTTAAATTACCAAAAAGATGAATATGTAGCTTTTAGAGGAGATGAAATAAAAGGTATTTATATTAATCTTCAAGGAACTTTAGTAGCTGAAATGTTGAAAGATGATGGAAATGTAAAAAAAATAGAAGAGTTGGAGAGAGGAAAAATCATAGCTTCTGCATTTATTTTTGGAGATGTAAATAAATTTCCTGTAGATTTAGTAGCTAAATCACAGGTAAAAATTTTATTTATAGAAAAAAATGAAGTAATAGAACTATTAAAAATGAATAGCGAAATTTTAAAAGTATTTTTAGATGAAATAAGTAATAAAGCTCAATTTTTATCGAAAAATTTATGGGAAAGTCTAAGTAATAAAACAATAAATCAAAAATTAGTTGAATATATACTAAAAAATGAAAAAGATGGAGTATTTATTTTTGATAGGTCAATAAAAGATTTGGCAGAATATTTTAATGTAAGTCGTCCTTCATTATCAAGAGTAATAAAGAAGTTTATTGAAGATAAAGTAATAGAAAAGCTTGAAAAAGGGAAATATAAGATACTTTCAAAAGAAAAATTGATAATAATACAATAA